The Mercurialis annua linkage group LG2, ddMerAnnu1.2, whole genome shotgun sequence genome contains a region encoding:
- the LOC126669630 gene encoding proline-rich receptor-like protein kinase PERK1 has product MSTTIGLLVLGLIAAIILLLLACIFCFTDWGKRRNNTHAHRGDPEIDVQPQPVNERSDMPVPRTTELTAISRHKSFQTRSFSHDELEKATNAFSTENWIGEGGFGHVYKGILADGRQVAVKKLKAGSSQGHDQFGIEIETMGRIHHRNLVHLFGYCIDSSANTLLLVYEFVPNNSLKSHLHGNVASAMKWPIRMKIAIGSAKGLKYLHEDCKPRIIHRDVKTDNILLEDNFEPKLADFGLAKLFSDTATHVSTDMKGTFGYMPPEYHNCSRELTVKSDIYSFGVVLWELITGKRATDSRRYGPTNLAGWANAKLRQRNYSDLIDPKLENHYDNDQLNRMISSAEACTLDDPKRRPQMSQVVEALEGPKSSRRK; this is encoded by the exons ATGTCAACAACAATTGGTTTACTGGTTTTAGGGTTAATAGCAGCAATTATTCTACTCCTTCTTGCTTGCATCTTCTGCTTTACAGATTGGGGCAAACGGAGAAATAACACCCATGCTCATCGGG GTGACCCTGAAATTGATGTGCAGCCTCAGCCTGTTAATGAGCGTTCGGACATGCCGGTCCCAAGAACTACGGAATTGACTGCAATTTCCAGACATAAAAGTTTTCAGACGAGATCGTTTAGCCACGATGAACTTGAAAAAGCAACTAATGCTTTCTCCACTGAAAATTGGATCGGTGAGGGTGGTTTTGGGCATGTCTATAAAGGAATTCTTGCAGATGGTCGACAAGTTGCAGTTAAGAAGCTTAAAGCTGGAAGCTCACAAGGACATGACCAATTCGGAATTGAGATTGAGACGATGGGCCGTATTCATCATCGGAATCTTGTTCACTTGTTCGGATATTGCATTGACTCGTCGGCAAATACGTTATTGCTTGTTTATGAGTTCGTTCCTAATAATTCATTGAAGTCTCATTTACACg GAAATGTTGCATCAGCAATGAAATGGCCAATCAGAATGAAAATTGCTATTGGTTCAGCTAAAGGATTGAAATATCTACATGAAGACT gTAAACCTAGGATTATTCACAGGGATGTCAAAACTGATAATATTCTTCTTGAAGATAACTTTGAACCaaag cTTGCAGATTTTGGACTGGCCAAGTTATTCTCAGACACTGCCACTCACGTGTCAACAGACATGAAAGGAACTTTTGG TTATATGCCTCCTGAATATCATAACTGTAGCAGAGAACTAACCGTAAAGTCCGATATCTACTCATTTGGTGTTGTGCTTTGGGAGTTAATTACTGGGAAACGAGCAACTGATAGCCGTCGCTATGGACCCACCAACCTAGCCGGTTGG GCCAATGCTAAGCTTAGACAGCGCAACTATAGCGATCTTATTGATCCAAAATTGGAGAATCATTACGACAACGATCAACTGAATCGAATGATATCTTCTGCTGAAGCATGTACCCTTGACGATCCAAAACGTCGACCGCAAATGAGCCAG GTAGTTGAAGCATTGGAAGGTCCCAAATCTTCAAGAAGAAAGTGA